From one Streptomyces spiramyceticus genomic stretch:
- a CDS encoding CDP-glycerol glycerophosphotransferase family protein, giving the protein MIASREPRAASREPRAASREPRAASREPRAASREPRAASREPRAASREPRAASREPRAASREPHGSRTGAAREPSSLASVPVTAAVPVPVGHDAYRWQTFRGERLLVAVVRTVTSAVRVLDVLSPVLRDDQRVNLVFAYDPGSAFGEGVLPLLQTHGALVMPWKQFRESAPHLIVTATENAVLTDAGHDAPVLVLPHGVGFHKHVPDARGPGDRLAGLVPAELLASGRARTAISHPDQAAQLPASANPFFVGDPCYDSLLAGQDVRDRYRRALGIPANHRLVLISSTWRDESAVGQDSTLPARLLAQLPTDAYAVALVTHPNVTAAHGSLHLEHILGSARASGLIRIPPESGWQAALLAADLLIGDHGSVTFYGAAIGIPVLLGAFSEQEAVAGTPMAELGRLAPHLDPYAPLLAQVERTIESHDADRMCKLGATALAEPGSALARLRTAVYELLDLPEPATGPPTPLAPEDPCPVPPRDVSTALSVTTRVDADLEAGPRVRIHRVPAAAVAPTTASEEQHLSCTDDDRELSARESASVLLRHSPCSATAATAWARDILARYPGALLAATAVTAAGTYRIALRDGRTVEATVTGPPPDPGLPAAVVHACLMSGLPLDGFVTAAVADRSDEDVSLRVLPQH; this is encoded by the coding sequence ATGATCGCGAGCCGCGAGCCGCGAGCCGCGAGCCGCGAGCCGCGAGCCGCGAGCCGCGAGCCGCGAGCCGCGAGCCGCGAGCCGCGAGCCGCGAGCCGCGAGCCGCGAGCCGCGAGCCGCGAGCCGCGAGCCGCGAGCCGCGAGCCGCGAGCCGCGAGCCGCGAGCCGCGAGCCGCGAGCCGCGAGCCGCACGGGAGCCGCACGGGAGCCGCACGGGAGCCGAGCTCCCTTGCTTCCGTCCCGGTCACAGCCGCTGTCCCTGTCCCTGTCGGCCACGACGCCTACCGCTGGCAGACCTTCCGGGGTGAACGCCTCCTCGTCGCTGTAGTCCGCACCGTCACCTCCGCAGTGCGCGTGCTCGACGTCCTCTCCCCCGTCCTGCGCGACGACCAGCGCGTCAATCTGGTCTTCGCGTACGACCCTGGCTCGGCCTTCGGCGAAGGCGTACTGCCCCTGCTGCAGACCCACGGCGCGCTCGTCATGCCCTGGAAACAGTTCCGGGAGAGCGCCCCGCACCTGATCGTTACGGCCACCGAGAACGCGGTCCTCACCGACGCCGGCCATGACGCACCCGTGCTGGTCCTCCCGCACGGCGTCGGCTTTCACAAGCACGTACCGGACGCACGCGGCCCCGGCGACCGGCTGGCCGGTCTGGTCCCGGCCGAACTGCTGGCCAGCGGCCGCGCCCGTACAGCCATCTCGCACCCGGACCAGGCTGCCCAACTCCCCGCCTCCGCCAACCCCTTCTTCGTCGGCGACCCCTGTTACGACTCGCTGCTCGCCGGCCAGGACGTGCGCGACAGGTACCGCCGAGCCCTCGGCATACCCGCCAACCATCGCCTGGTGCTGATCAGTTCGACCTGGCGGGACGAGTCCGCCGTGGGCCAGGACTCCACACTCCCCGCCCGGCTGCTGGCCCAGCTCCCCACGGACGCGTACGCCGTCGCACTCGTCACCCACCCCAATGTGACTGCCGCACACGGCTCGCTTCACCTCGAACACATCCTGGGCTCCGCCCGCGCCTCCGGCCTGATCCGTATCCCGCCCGAATCCGGCTGGCAGGCTGCCCTCCTCGCCGCCGATCTGCTCATCGGAGACCACGGTTCGGTGACCTTCTACGGTGCGGCGATCGGCATCCCCGTCCTGCTGGGCGCCTTCAGCGAGCAGGAGGCCGTCGCAGGGACGCCCATGGCGGAGCTGGGACGGCTCGCGCCGCACCTCGATCCGTACGCGCCACTGCTCGCCCAGGTCGAGCGCACCATCGAGTCGCACGACGCCGACCGGATGTGCAAACTCGGAGCGACGGCACTGGCCGAGCCGGGCTCGGCACTCGCCCGTCTGCGTACGGCGGTGTACGAGCTCCTGGACCTGCCGGAGCCGGCCACCGGTCCACCCACCCCGCTGGCACCCGAGGACCCGTGCCCGGTCCCGCCGAGGGACGTGAGCACCGCTCTGTCGGTCACGACCCGCGTTGATGCCGACCTCGAAGCCGGACCGCGAGTCCGGATCCACCGCGTACCGGCAGCCGCCGTCGCCCCCACCACAGCATCCGAGGAACAGCACCTGAGCTGTACGGACGACGACCGCGAACTGTCCGCGAGGGAGAGCGCCTCTGTCCTCCTACGCCATTCCCCATGTTCCGCCACCGCCGCGACGGCATGGGCCCGCGACATCCTCGCCCGTTACCCCGGAGCCCTGCTCGCCGCGACCGCCGTGACGGCCGCGGGAACGTACCGGATCGCTCTGAGAGACGGCCGTACGGTCGAGGCCACCGTCACCGGCCCGCCGCCCGATCCTGGCCTACCCGCGGCGGTCGTCCACGCCTGCCTGATGAGCGGCCTCCCGCTGGACGGCTTCGTCACCGCCGCCGTCGCCGACCGCTCCGACGAGGACGTATCCCTACGCGTCCTCCCCCAGCACTGA
- a CDS encoding NB-ARC domain-containing protein, whose translation MPRQVPRSVPQFVDRVDVLAALDGCGIGVVSGLPGIGKSEAVRHWVEEVRERFPGGDVYVDFAALRGQVGADVSAGVSSCLRALGVQDEYLPGSLGELSAMFRTRTAKAPVLVVLDDVTDPAQVRALIPGTGSVVVATSQRLLAELLQDGAQLMPLDPLGFEHGRQLLEKLCGAARVAAEPEAARRIVEWCAGLPVALHVAAGRLATYRRLTLSGLAGELADEKRRLDALSVRGEGVVTVVFGVAYEGLPDDARRLYRLLGLYPGRRWDVELAAALAEVDVVRAQELLDVLDEASLVEYGEDERYAFHDLVRLHALRMAGREDAAGIVARAAVHVLRLAAHADLAVMGGRMRIGRAVERLERLGGVPGPFADKAAALAWLDAERGELLAVLRAAAAHEMHRVTWELAEALTALYLNHRYVGDWLASGELGVVAAAADGNPAAEARLRTLLSRPLMDLGERERAREELDAAIVCADRTDHTLLRASVREFYGRWCDRYAPARAVGVYREALALYEQAGDPRGTAIGLLFLGCAQDAAGEGEQALVTLRDACARFAAPGVEDRRMGARARAAEGNVLIHLGRTEEAAVALEDAVAALQEVGAVHYEAGHRETLYELTGVRDHLSRALEIYEAGGSPRAAVVRSVLGEDA comes from the coding sequence GTGCCCAGGCAAGTGCCACGCTCGGTTCCGCAGTTCGTCGATCGTGTGGACGTACTGGCTGCGCTTGATGGCTGTGGCATCGGGGTGGTCAGTGGGCTGCCGGGGATTGGGAAGAGCGAAGCCGTACGGCACTGGGTCGAGGAGGTGCGCGAGCGGTTTCCCGGTGGGGATGTGTATGTCGACTTTGCCGCCCTGCGCGGGCAGGTGGGCGCGGACGTATCCGCCGGGGTGAGCAGCTGTCTGAGGGCCCTCGGGGTGCAGGACGAGTACCTGCCGGGCAGCCTTGGCGAGTTGAGTGCCATGTTCCGGACTCGCACGGCCAAGGCACCCGTGCTGGTGGTGCTGGATGATGTCACCGATCCTGCGCAGGTCAGGGCGCTGATCCCGGGCACCGGGAGCGTGGTGGTGGCGACCAGCCAGAGGCTGCTCGCAGAGCTCTTACAGGACGGGGCGCAGTTGATGCCCCTGGATCCGCTGGGGTTCGAGCACGGGCGGCAGCTGCTGGAAAAGCTCTGCGGAGCCGCCCGTGTCGCCGCCGAGCCGGAGGCCGCCCGGCGGATCGTCGAATGGTGCGCCGGGCTGCCCGTCGCGCTGCATGTGGCTGCGGGCCGGCTGGCGACGTACCGGAGGCTGACACTGAGCGGGCTGGCAGGTGAACTGGCGGACGAAAAGCGGCGGCTGGATGCGCTGAGCGTGCGCGGGGAGGGTGTGGTGACCGTGGTCTTCGGGGTGGCGTACGAGGGGCTGCCGGACGATGCCCGGCGGCTCTACCGGCTGCTGGGGCTGTACCCGGGGAGGCGATGGGATGTCGAACTCGCCGCCGCGCTCGCGGAAGTCGATGTCGTACGGGCGCAGGAGCTGCTCGACGTACTCGATGAGGCGAGTCTCGTCGAGTACGGGGAAGACGAGCGTTACGCCTTCCACGATCTGGTGCGGCTCCACGCGCTGCGGATGGCGGGGCGTGAGGACGCGGCGGGAATTGTGGCGCGGGCGGCCGTGCATGTGCTGCGGCTGGCCGCGCATGCAGACCTGGCCGTGATGGGCGGTCGGATGCGCATCGGGCGAGCCGTCGAGCGGCTTGAGCGGCTTGGAGGTGTGCCCGGTCCGTTCGCCGACAAGGCGGCGGCGCTTGCGTGGCTGGATGCCGAGCGTGGCGAGCTCCTCGCCGTACTGCGTGCGGCTGCCGCCCATGAGATGCACCGCGTCACCTGGGAGCTGGCCGAGGCACTGACTGCCCTCTATCTCAATCACCGGTACGTGGGGGACTGGCTGGCGTCCGGTGAACTTGGTGTGGTTGCCGCTGCGGCGGACGGTAATCCGGCCGCCGAGGCCCGGTTGCGTACGCTTCTTTCGCGTCCTCTCATGGACCTCGGCGAGCGTGAGCGTGCCCGCGAGGAGCTCGACGCCGCGATCGTCTGCGCCGACCGGACCGATCACACGCTGCTGCGCGCTTCGGTCCGGGAGTTCTACGGGCGGTGGTGCGACAGGTATGCGCCGGCGCGGGCCGTGGGCGTGTATCGCGAGGCGCTCGCCCTGTACGAGCAGGCCGGAGACCCGCGCGGGACCGCGATCGGGCTCCTTTTCCTCGGGTGCGCGCAGGATGCTGCGGGGGAGGGTGAGCAGGCGCTGGTGACTCTGCGCGATGCCTGCGCGCGCTTCGCGGCGCCGGGGGTCGAGGACCGGCGCATGGGTGCACGCGCGCGTGCCGCCGAGGGCAACGTGCTGATTCACCTAGGGCGTACGGAGGAGGCTGCTGTGGCGCTGGAGGACGCGGTGGCGGCGTTGCAGGAGGTGGGTGCTGTGCACTATGAAGCTGGGCATCGCGAGACGTTGTACGAACTCACCGGTGTGCGCGATCACTTGAGCCGCGCCCTGGAGATTTACGAGGCCGGGGGCAGCCCGCGCGCCGCGGTCGTGCGGTCAGTGCTGGGGGAGGACGCGTAG
- a CDS encoding DEAD/DEAH box helicase translates to MATASGERRGRAEIVRFWRAVELFSPQKVPAVKPADQVFAVRADTPLPWQDSARLPALRAKHTWQHTVYCGVFAIERVRGVLAEVFPDAAEEDRDGRIGGDSALMAFTVNQNGLLLKDSVSVSACAWAVGRTRSPGPSDARWLDGFAVEAAACEQKMQDLGDGRLTVRGGRSGRSGGLLALAGTLVADAVTGGAVSAVGAVVQGAAGEAVVGGVGGAAQAAAGRVAQSVVTASVGATRGEVELEPQLPENVGTRPLTFDSIAAYAAWLAERFGVTLDLVPDAARIKSVQVREDRDDEAVRSDFLNSFIADDLEKVSGELAEGRAGTALESYLTGTGRIDTGRRQDVREQPQAVLAGVAPERIPLGRWPSATDRSLVLSQQFAVNSLLAELRGGDGIFSVNGPPGTGKTTMLRDVIAALVTDRACALSELRTPQQAFGETHSWRSEQFSRTVRELKPHLAGYEMVVASANNGAVQNLTDEIPSLGAIAEQWRDEAAYLPEQARLMLGGADAWGAVAARLGNRKNRSDFTDSFWWGNLRETTARGGTRRTRTDQGLWHVLSGRGEQSAEPADWAQAVRRFKAARRTVEQLRDERQRAAYALRDLKWARRELDVVQRRAADVVAALPGLARDVALALQEVERLEEAESGHRAVRYDHQSTQPGMLQSLFTGGRTNRTWQEEYERLTALVEGAATAAATARGRLADLRAEEATARSVVDSIRGLRERTGDLERTVRQAREQWGDHVPDAADFTAVADRATVERREKSAPWADEEFAAARTRLFLEALRLHRAFLSAAGGTMLKNLQAAMEVVAGDAPKDLKPAAVRAAWQNLFLTVPVVSTTFASYDRLFTGLGREDLGWLFVDEAGQAAPQMPVGALWRSRRGVLVGDPLQLEPVIVLPWTAQQKLREHHRVAQEWVPSWTSAQQVADRLGRWGTTLPADLADGSTEVWVGSPLRVHRRCDDPMFTVSNTIAYDGLMVHGVGDRGGFGPLPRSFWWDVRSQEATGKWVPAEGRALVDAVNRLFGEGLSPSELYVISPFREVAERAAETLRGLVPYDRVGTVHTAQGKEADVVILVLGTHPDAAGSRRWAAAKPNLLNVAVSRAKRRLIVIGNHESWRGQRHFSVLGRNLERFAR, encoded by the coding sequence GCGCTGAGGGCCAAGCACACCTGGCAGCACACCGTCTATTGCGGGGTGTTCGCCATCGAGCGGGTAAGGGGCGTGCTTGCGGAGGTCTTTCCGGATGCCGCAGAGGAGGACCGCGACGGGCGGATCGGGGGCGACAGTGCGCTGATGGCGTTCACCGTCAACCAGAACGGTCTGCTGCTGAAGGACTCCGTGTCTGTGTCCGCCTGCGCCTGGGCGGTGGGGCGTACGCGATCACCCGGCCCTTCGGACGCGCGATGGCTGGACGGATTCGCTGTTGAGGCCGCGGCCTGCGAGCAGAAGATGCAGGACCTGGGTGACGGAAGGCTCACTGTGCGGGGAGGCCGGTCGGGCCGCTCTGGAGGGCTGTTGGCACTGGCGGGGACGCTGGTGGCCGACGCGGTGACTGGCGGTGCCGTCAGCGCAGTGGGTGCCGTGGTGCAAGGCGCAGCAGGGGAAGCGGTTGTCGGGGGTGTCGGGGGCGCGGCGCAGGCGGCCGCGGGGCGGGTCGCCCAGTCGGTGGTGACAGCATCGGTCGGTGCCACCCGTGGCGAGGTCGAGCTGGAGCCGCAACTGCCGGAGAATGTCGGTACCAGGCCATTGACCTTCGACTCCATCGCGGCCTACGCCGCCTGGCTCGCCGAACGCTTTGGTGTGACCTTGGACCTGGTGCCAGACGCGGCCCGGATCAAGAGCGTCCAAGTCCGGGAGGACCGGGACGACGAAGCCGTACGGTCGGACTTCCTCAACAGCTTCATCGCCGACGATCTGGAGAAGGTGTCGGGGGAGCTGGCCGAAGGCCGGGCAGGGACGGCGCTGGAGTCGTACCTGACGGGCACCGGCCGTATCGACACCGGGCGCCGCCAGGATGTGCGAGAACAGCCTCAGGCTGTTCTGGCGGGCGTTGCGCCGGAGCGCATACCGCTGGGCCGGTGGCCGTCCGCCACCGATCGGTCGTTGGTCCTCAGCCAGCAGTTCGCGGTAAACAGCCTCCTGGCCGAACTCCGAGGCGGAGACGGGATCTTCTCAGTAAACGGACCGCCCGGTACAGGCAAGACGACCATGCTGCGTGATGTCATCGCTGCCCTGGTCACCGACCGGGCTTGCGCCCTGTCCGAACTGCGCACTCCGCAGCAGGCGTTCGGCGAGACCCATTCCTGGCGCAGTGAGCAGTTCTCGCGGACTGTGCGTGAACTGAAGCCTCACCTTGCCGGTTACGAAATGGTGGTGGCCTCCGCCAACAATGGGGCCGTTCAGAACCTCACCGATGAAATCCCTTCCCTCGGGGCCATCGCGGAACAGTGGCGGGACGAGGCTGCGTACCTGCCCGAGCAGGCGCGATTGATGCTGGGAGGGGCTGATGCCTGGGGGGCCGTCGCGGCCCGGCTCGGCAATCGCAAGAACCGGAGCGACTTCACCGACAGCTTCTGGTGGGGAAATCTGCGGGAGACAACAGCGCGGGGTGGCACCCGGCGTACCCGTACGGATCAAGGGCTGTGGCATGTGCTCTCCGGCAGGGGAGAGCAGAGCGCGGAGCCGGCCGACTGGGCGCAGGCCGTACGCCGATTCAAGGCGGCCCGGCGCACGGTGGAGCAGCTGCGCGACGAACGGCAGCGTGCGGCATACGCGTTGCGGGACCTGAAATGGGCGCGCCGGGAGCTCGATGTTGTCCAGCGGCGCGCTGCGGACGTCGTCGCGGCACTGCCCGGGCTGGCACGGGACGTTGCACTCGCGCTGCAAGAGGTTGAGCGGCTGGAGGAGGCCGAGAGCGGCCATCGGGCCGTCCGGTACGACCACCAGAGCACTCAACCGGGCATGCTGCAGAGCCTTTTTACGGGAGGCCGTACAAACCGCACGTGGCAAGAGGAGTACGAGCGGCTCACGGCCCTCGTCGAAGGTGCGGCCACCGCGGCTGCTACGGCACGCGGGCGACTCGCGGACCTGCGGGCCGAGGAGGCGACCGCCCGGAGCGTGGTGGACTCGATACGGGGCTTGCGGGAGCGGACAGGCGACCTGGAGCGGACTGTGCGGCAGGCCCGTGAACAGTGGGGCGATCACGTGCCTGACGCGGCCGATTTCACCGCGGTGGCGGACCGGGCGACCGTGGAGCGGCGAGAGAAGTCCGCCCCCTGGGCCGACGAAGAATTCGCCGCCGCGAGGACCCGGCTCTTCCTTGAAGCGCTGCGCCTGCACCGGGCTTTCCTGAGCGCGGCCGGGGGCACGATGCTGAAGAATTTGCAGGCTGCTATGGAGGTGGTGGCGGGGGACGCCCCGAAGGACCTGAAGCCTGCAGCGGTACGAGCTGCCTGGCAGAACCTGTTTCTGACCGTACCGGTGGTCTCCACCACCTTCGCATCGTACGACCGGCTGTTCACCGGTCTCGGCCGGGAGGATCTCGGCTGGCTGTTTGTCGACGAGGCGGGGCAGGCCGCTCCGCAAATGCCGGTGGGAGCGCTGTGGCGCAGTCGCCGAGGTGTGCTGGTCGGAGATCCGCTGCAACTCGAACCTGTCATCGTACTGCCGTGGACCGCCCAGCAGAAGCTGCGCGAGCACCACCGGGTGGCGCAGGAATGGGTGCCCTCATGGACCTCCGCGCAGCAGGTCGCGGACCGGCTGGGGCGCTGGGGCACGACGCTGCCCGCGGATCTTGCCGACGGCTCGACCGAGGTATGGGTCGGCTCGCCGCTGCGGGTCCACCGGCGTTGTGACGACCCGATGTTCACGGTCAGCAACACGATCGCGTACGACGGGCTGATGGTGCACGGCGTCGGCGACAGGGGTGGGTTCGGTCCCCTGCCACGTAGTTTCTGGTGGGACGTGCGTTCCCAGGAGGCGACCGGCAAGTGGGTGCCGGCGGAGGGGCGGGCGCTGGTTGATGCAGTGAACCGGCTCTTCGGCGAAGGGCTGTCGCCCAGCGAGCTGTACGTCATCAGTCCCTTCAGGGAGGTGGCTGAGCGCGCCGCCGAAACACTCCGGGGTCTGGTTCCGTACGACCGTGTCGGCACGGTCCACACGGCGCAGGGCAAAGAGGCAGACGTGGTGATCCTTGTGTTGGGGACGCACCCTGACGCGGCGGGATCGAGGCGATGGGCCGCCGCCAAACCAAACCTTCTCAATGTCGCGGTCAGCAGGGCCAAGCGGCGCCTGATTGTGATCGGCAATCATGAATCGTGGCGTGGGCAGCGCCACTTCTCGGTACTTGGCCGCAATCTGGAGCGCTTCGCCCGCTGA